The genomic DNA GTGACTGGAGGGAAGCGAAGTTCGAGGTCAGTTTCTGCTCCCAACGATGACGGTCGGTAACTGACTGTCGAATATTTTTGTATGTGCATACAGGAACACGTCAACGACCTTTTAAATCTCTATCTAGGAATGCCAGATGTTCGTACTGGCATCCTTGGGCTTTCAGGGGAGAGTATTCGTACGACTAGCAGAAAGTGGTTGGACCGTATTCTCGAAGCGGAGCGAATGTACTATCAGCAAAAGCTTGGACATCGAAAGGCTGGCCCAAAGACTAAATTCAGGGTTTTGATAGCGATCAAGATGGCTCTGGATGAAAGTGCTTTAATTGTCATCAACAATAGATTAAAATCGGAAGGGTTAAGTATGAAGACAAGGGAATTCTCTGGGTCTGCGAGAGGCGATGAAAGGTTGCCCATTTTGAGCATTCCACAAATTTCTGTATGTTTCTCACCCTGATCTACGAATGGTCGGCTCACATAATGTGGACCTACAGGAAAGAGTCAGTAAATACCCTGTTGGAAGTTTTGGTCATATCGATCATGAGAGCTACCTCCTCGTACTCTATCGCCGCTTCACCCGGCTTTTACGCAATACCCCTACACCTCTTGAAGCCACTCTCATGTACACCTCTGAGATCCTGCAGCGTCTTCGAAACATCATGGATACACCTCATGCGGAAAGGGGCCCCCTTTTTCTGACCAAGCCTCAGGTAGGAAAGACCCACCGTGAgtggggagaagaggaatttCAATTCTTTGAAAACCTGGATTGGGCGAAAATTCTTCCCCAGGCCTTCCATCTATACCAACTTCAAGAATGCGTCTGTCTTTGGGGTGCTCGTTCGTCTCCGAATGTGGCTATAGCTTTGACTTTATGGGCCATTCAAGCTGTGAAAAAAGAGATcgtcccttccttctccctcctaATGGAAGAATTGGCAGCTCCTTACGGCCAACAGAAATGGGTAGCTCAAGAGCGTTTCAAGGAAATGCGTAACCTTTTGGTTGCCTGGTCAACCTCTATCATAGACGCTGGCCTAAcattccctctccttcctcttccccctaAAGGTGTTATTGGGGATGGTGTAGCAGGTTATGGCAGTGATCATCGCAGAGGAATCCCAGAAATGGACATGGCCGTCGCCGTTCTTCCGATCCTATCTGATAATTGGCGCCGTATACTCAAAGCCCGTTTCAGGACGAGGCGCGATATTATGCCGCTGAGCGATGAGGTGTATCTAGCGCGCAAAATGTTTGTTTTGCGGTGTGAGGCATATGCCACTTTGCTCAATCCGAAGGATAATATACCTCCTCATCTACGGGCACCTGCTCAAGGGCGCGGCGCAGGAAGAGCGAACCCGGCTATTAAAAAGTTCAAGGCGTATGCAGAGCAAGCGCGAAAGGAAATTGACACTTTTGAGCCGCTTATTCGAGTTCGCATAGACCCCATTGTTGGATCACTTGAGACACCGGACAATGCCCACTCGCCGAACCCTCAAGGCATCGCTAATCAACGGGAGCAATCATTGTCAGTACAGGCTCTCTCAGTTGAGAGTGCTAACTCGCGGGACGGAGAAGTAAACGAAGATCAGTTTACAACTCTGATAGAGCCTTCTCCTTCGAAAAGCGGAGATGTTCAGCGTGCGATTGCATCCCCTATAAATGAGCTtgaaatggaaagagatcaACCTGCACCCCAAACGGATGATCGATCCACAACCCTTGCTCTAGCAACCTCACGCCAATCCATTCCTGCCTCTCGCGGTCAGTCTGTCAGCTCCAGTTCCTCCGCCACAGGACGGCTGCAGCGTGTTTACCCTGCACCACTTCTccgtccttctccgccACCTAATATATATACTGCTTCTCCTACTCCTCTCATCAAAGTCCCTGATCCTCGAACCGCTTCGTCTCGTATGCCGTTCTCACTGGCAGATTCATCAGCGAGACAAAACAATCAAACCGATGCGTCTGATGACGCTCATGTTGGCATACTAATCCGAGAGCGAGATGAGTATATCAAATTCCGATATTCTACGTACTTAGAAACAGGCCATGTGGTCAGCCCGGCCTGCGAAGCTTTCATGTGGCAATGGTTGCATCGACAGGTTGACAATCACTCTATGCCGACTATTATAACAGCCGAATACCTTTCATCTATTGGGATCAAGGGCGATCCTAGACAAATTGATTTAGGACTATGGATAGAGTCTAAGAAGGGCGTTTGGTCCCCTGTTGAGTGCCTTCTTCGAGCTGGCATCAAGCCCAATGAAATCCCTCAACAACATGTGCCCCACTCTCTACTCCACCTTAAATTCCTTTTAAATAATTATCTCGAATATCAATCGGGGACGGGGGTGTTAGCCCCTGTTGGCGAAGGAATTGACGATGATcagctggaagaggaattggACCTATTATTCGATAAAGATGGGGGTGATTCTTTTGGAACTATCTTCCTGAGCCCGTCAGAGGTcgaaaagaggaaaaaagagtACAAAAAGATGGGAATatttgacgatgaggaagatatGGATGCTTGGCGAAGTGGTCACGTCATGAGGTCGGTGCAAGCAACAAGTTACCTCGAAGgacaggaggaagagcagtCCACGGACGAAGATTACTTTGCCCCAatccccatcccctccccctcccgcTCGGGGTCACCTCGACTACATTCTCCGGTACATGAAGTAGAAGATCAGCGCCATGTTGTTCGACAAGACATTGAACGTATCAGGTCAGCCGCGACACGTAAGAACAAAGACGAACTTGAAGCGCTGTTGAAATCCCTaggagaaggcgaagaCTTGGATgcagaggcagagaagTATGAGGCATTGCTGGGGGGGATCGTTGTCAACGAGGCCGATATGGGTCTAGggtttgatgaagaggacgagcatgatgaagaggatgattgggggaagaaaaaggggaaagggaaggggaaagacGTATCTAATACGGCTAGTAAGAGAAAAAAGTTAGATGACGAAAAGAGCAGGAAGGATAAGAAGCGCAAGACAGCTTGAGGAAAAAGTTTGTCTAATCTATTCGAAGCAGGGCAGAGGGTTAAAATCAAGAGATTATAATTGATTACTGTACTGATTGCCTTGAAAACAAGCATGATGTATGTTAGGGTGAAGCAGACACGAGAGTCACTCTGACCGCTGATTCATTCGTACGTGAGGTAACTCCGGAATATCATTTGTAAGACGAGTCATGGCGGTTTGGTACTCAGAAGAACTGTGGTCTATGACAAGACATCGCTTTCAACACCTGAAATTCCTGCTGATGTCCACCCATATATTGAGAACGACCTAGAATGATCTGCTAAAATGTCTTATTCTTACCATCAACATCTCGTCAGTCATCAAAGGGATTAGTGAACGTCAGTATGCAGGGATCTTTTAAGAAACGTTGACTGGATAAGATGGAAGTAAGAGCGAGTTACGAAATGTTGTCAGCATATACCTTCCAGTCCTCTACCAGTCAATGTCTCATTATCGCATCCGCACGTTCACACTTCCGTAAAGTCTGATCCATCCATCTGCCAAATACCAGTGTGCCACAATGCCCTTGCTGTGTTCGTTTGGGTGTGCTGTGTAACATGTCTCATGACCGAgtgagaatgaaaagaaaaagagacgAGAGCTGCAAAAATCCCTAGCATAGGAATAATCCCAACGTTTACTCCTCGtcagcctcctcctcctcctcctcctcttcctcgtcctcctcttcctcctcctctcgctCGGCCTCAAGAACGGCAGTGGCGATTCGGTCGAGGTCTCGCCTATATGAGTCGTCAGCATAACATGCTTACAACATGTAGTTGATATAAAATGGACGAACATTCCGTCCTGGCTGATCTTCCTGCCTCCGTCAGGGGCAGCCTCAAGCACAccaatcttctcaagaGACTGGACAACGGTCCTCTGAACACCAGTGGAGGAGTCACGGTGGTGGGAAGGTCGGGTGCCTCGTCGGTTCTTGGTACCGTGGAGCTTGGCAAGGGCACCGACACCGACGTGCTTCCTGAGGTAGATGTGTCGAGCGACGGCAGCTACAATTTTGTATCAGTATTGATTGATCCCATGATTCCTCCAAGTCTTATCCGTCTAAAACTCACCAGCCCTCACGTAGAACCAGTCAGGGTCGTAAGGAGCCAACTCCTTTTGGGGACCGGTCTTAACAATGTCGACCCATGTGGGGATCTCGAGCTTGCCGGATCGCTTAAGGTGGGAAGAGTAGGCTTTGATGAAGGCCTCGGCACTGAACGTTGAAAATTGATAGTAGGATAATTTGAAGGGTGTCGATAAGGCGGGGAGAGCAATATGTCAGCCTTGTCTTTAGATTCTTTCGAGCAGCAtcactccttcctctctctcatccttgcTTAAGTTCTattccatcctccttggAACGCCGATCCTTCTCCCTGCCATTCCCATTCCATCCAATGCCCATCTCATGCTCTCTGATGCTGTTGGCTAGTTGGATAGTGCACTCACCTGATGTCGCGAACACCCGGCATTTTTGATTGATGGATAGAGTAAAAGAACTTTTTGGCAAAGCTGCTCGAATTGAAGAAAATCGCTCCCACACACACCGAACCTGCCGCGACGAGAGACAGTAAACGGGATTTCGGCGTTATGAAGCAGGTATAGATGAGGTGCCGAAGCGTGGCGCTCGTTTGGCGAgaatggaagtggaggggCGTCGGCGATAAGAGACAGTAAATGGGCCGACATGTTCGACCAGTCGAAAGCCAGTTGACGTAATATGTGGTGATTTGCTTCCGATGAGCAGGCGTGGGAATCGAAGTAAAACGGAGGTCCCCGTCGGTGGAGGTGGGAAGAtttctttgcctcttcGTTGCTCGTCGTTGTTGACAAGTTATCCATACAATTATAACAAAAATGTAAGCTCTACAGACCGCCAGTAACTAAAACTGACATGTACCAGGTCACGCCTCATATTCCTTAACCTTCCCTCGACGCTCAACCCTGACACCTTTCGGAAGaccctcctctcccctgCTACCCTCAAATCAACGACAATTACCGATACAAAACTTGTTCCAAAGAGACGATTTGCTTTTGTTGGCTACAAGGACGCAGAAGAAGCCCAGAAAGTTAAAGAATGGTTTGATGGGACGTATGCGTTTGGTGGTGGAAAAGTCAAGGTGGACTTTGTAAAGGATGAACCACTCAAGACTGGGGATAAGCTAAATAGAGGCGAAAAGAGCAAAGAGAAGCGTTCAAAGGAGGGCAGGGATAATGTTCAAGAGAAGCAGGAGCCAAACAAGAGACTTCAGGAGTTTATGAGTGTTATGAAGGGCGTTGATCCGGCAATGGCTTCGCCTGAAGCGTCTACCTCTACTGCCGAGGGtaccaagaaggagaagagcgtaaaaggaaaggagaagtcggaagagccagaggaagctgaggcagacgatgacgatgctGCATGGCTTCGACGACGTCAGGCTGCTCTTGAAGGCGAACCATCTGTAAGTTACAGCTATTGTCTTCTTGCATTTTTAGAATAACCTGACGATTAAAAATTAGACTCCTCAGCTATCCGCAGATGAAcaactcatcctctccaccagCCGTCTTTTCGTACGAAATCTCGCATTTATTACAACCTCCGAATCTCTCTCATCACATTTCTCGACTTATGGGCGTATAGACGAGTGTCACCTCCCCGTCTCTCAAACGACTGGTGAACCGCTCGGTACAGCCTTCCTTCAGTTCCACAACGCCGAAGACGCACTTGCGGCGTATAAAGCTTTGGATAAAACGATTTTTCAAGGTAGGCTGTTGCATGTCTTGCCTGGAAGGGCAAAGCCGGGACAGGAAGGTGCTGCCGCAGGAAGCGGGGTGGTAGATGGTAAAGTGCTGGGCAAGAGGGACGAGGGAAGAGGCGAAGTCAAAAGCAAAGTGGATGCGAAGAGGAAACAAGAGAGTGCCAAGGGTGTCAACTGGGCTTCGTTGTACATGAACGTGAGTGTCCTCTTGTTGTTACATGGATTATTTTTGACAGACTTGATTTTAGAGTGACGCCGTTGCCGCCTCTGTTGCCGACCGGATGGGTATCTCCAAATCCGAGCTTCTGAACGCCGACTCTGGCAACTCTGCCGTAAAACTCGCTCTTGCCGAAACCACCGTGATTGAAGAAACCAAGAAATACTTTGAAGAGGCCGGTATCGTGCTTGAATCCCTCCAACCCCGTGTCCCCCGTTCTCAAACGACCATCCTCGTGAAAAACATTCCTTACGGCACTTCTATTCAAAGCTTGACCGACCTTTTTGCCCCGCACGGTAAACTTACGCGGGTACTCTTGCCGCCTGCCGGTACTTTGGGTGTGGTCGAGTTTGAGAATCATATGGACGCTGGCAGAGCTTTCAAAGCGCTCGCATACCGCCGTCTGGGAAACGCAGTGCTCTATCTCGAAAAAGGTCCTGTCGGCATGTTCAAATCTGAAACCGCTCCTGGCGTTGGACCCATAAGCACGGAacaaaagagagaagaagaagccaaagccCTTGCTGAAAAGGTGGAATCCCTTCCGGAACAGCCTGACCCCACGGACGAAGCTGGTTCAACTCTTTTCCTCAAGGGTCTCAACTTTACCACAACCACCCCTCATCTCCAGACTGTACTCTCTCATATTCCCGGTTTCTCTTTCGCGCGTGTACAGATGAAGCCAGATCCCAAACGACCTGGGGAAAAGCTCTCAATGGGTTATGGGTTTGTCGGTTTTAAGACCAAGGAAGCAGCGACTAAGGCGCTCAAGGCTTTGGAAGGATTTGAAATTGATGGGAAGAGTTTAGAAGTTAAGTTTGCTCAACGAGGTGCAGAGGATGATCGGGAGACGAAAAAGGGTGGTGACGCTGAAGGTGGCAAGACGAAAAGTACCAAGGTGCTCGTCAAGAACTTACCGTTCGAAGCTACCAAGAAGGACGTCCGTGAGCTTTTCTCGGCATACGGCCAACTCAAGTCCCTTCGTCTCCCCCGAAAAGCTGTCCCCACCTCGACCGGTGCCCAGTCCACAAGAGGTTTTGCGTTTTTGGAGTTTACCACCCACACGGAAGCCGCGCGAGCGATGGAGGCGCTCAAGCATACGCATTTGTTAGGACGACATTTGGTTTTGCAGTGGGCGAATGAGGGGGAGGAAGTGGATATCAAGGGGTTGAGAGAAAAGGTGAAGGGTGAGGTTAgagggatggaggatggaggggataggaagaggaggaagttggATTTCAAGGGGGGtaaagaggatgagatggatggtTTGGAGGTGTAAAACTCGCTGGACTGTTCGTTTGTATCTTTTGACCTTATGCCGGTCTAATGCATGCTATGATTAAAATGCAGATTGATTATAATTTATGGATTGCTACAGAGATCTCTAATATCTTTTAATATGATTACACCTTGGCCTGCCTAATCGTACAGCAAATCGAGATCGTCTTATCGACCCTCGGGGTGACTAGAGGTGTTCAGAGGCGATTCACTACCCTTTTCGCCTTGCTTTCCGGCGGGTCTTGACTCTTCGGGGTTGGCAGGAGATTTGCGAGTGTAGTCTTTTCCAGTCTGGAACATTCAAATCATGTCAGTTTTGACTACACGATTTATTCAAGGAAGAATCTTACCTCTTGCTCAACTCCTTTGGCGGCTGTTTCTGGATTGGCATCTTTGTTGAACGCGGCATTAGAATGAGACACATCGCTCGGCTACATAACACGAATCACTCAGTATATGTTTATGGCTCTTTCACTTGGGACAAAACACTCACCCCAGCTTCCGTTCCTTCAGCCTCTTCGGGGTacgcttcctcttccctcttgtTCTCTGCATATCCCCTCTTCTGTATACCGACGGATCGATAatatgatgaggaaggatcGTAACCGCGCACGCTCAAGTTGGAGATTGTTCGGGTTCGAAGTCGAGGAGGTGCAGCGGTGGAGAACTTGGCAGAAGTGGAGGGGATGGTGGCGAGTTCAATCGCTTGCGGGCCGGGGGTAGGGGGAATGATGGGAgtgtggagaagaagtttAAATGTGCGCTTCGCGGAGAGGAACATGGTTGCGTGTTGTGTGGGTTTGTATTACAGTACGGGTTGTGATAACGTTGAGAAGACAGGGGATTGAGGAATATCAAGCTTATATAGCGATCTGAAAAGGATCCTTTtatggaggatgatggagcCATGGAGCCGACGGACGTAGCCTAGGTATGACGTCATTACGTCATTTTTTATTAATTCGCTTAATCATCATTAAAGGGGCCTCGGCGCTCGGCGGCCGCAGCTCGGACATCGCCGCAAGTTCGCGCTgttcattcatcatccatcaacattcatcatcgtccgCCCTCCGTCGgtcttcgtcttcccctTCGATGGTACTATTACTTTCTTCTGCCGCTCTACTCCTATTTATCGTATATATACCTCTCTATCTCTGGATAAATAAAAAGGACCCATACCTACCGCTTCTCTTATCTCTATGTCCTGCTTTCAATGGGCCGTCCACCAATTTGCGTGATGATGTCTTTGCTTCCCAGTACGACCACAGTTGATTTGTCCAACATTCAGGCAGGAAGACATTCGCTACTTTTCAATTGTAGTCTACGATCCAATCATTTACAATGATCAGAAGCTAACTTGGTTGATAAAGTGGCTACCGATATATAATGGACAAAGGAACTGACTGTTTGGGGGGGAAAAAACATCACGATTCGGGCGATACGACGCaagcaaaaaaaggaagagtaATAAGGGAACGACATGTGTATTCAGAGACCCAAAGCGAAACCAAAAAATTAAACACTTTAATGCCTACTTTACtttttcaccttcttctcttcaaagGCGCTCCAGCTCTATTATTCCTCCTTACCTCCCTCGTTCTCTCCatatccctcttctccatctcctccatcgtCAACTCTACCAAAACCGGCCCAAACTCTTCTCGCTCCCACCAATCCCTCCAAACACCTACCAACGCTTTCGCTCCCCCTTTTTGGTTCACATTCACCCTCGGCTGTGCTGttcccttttcccactTGGCTTGTTCGACAGGGTGTGTAGCTGCAAAAAGGTCGAGATCGAGCGCGTCACGTTTATGTTTCAAGAGTTCTTCGGTGATGGCACATGTGATGGCAGGGATGGCTTCGCCGGTGAGGCCGAGTTCGGTGCAGTAATGTTTGGCGAAAAGggatggtggaaggggagaagaaaggtcCCATTCGATGCGGTCGCGCAGGAGGTAAGAGTAGATTTGGACGTCAAGCTGATGGCATGTTTTAGTTCTTCCATTGAGGTAGTGGAAGATATGATGAGAAGTAAACTCACGTTGACGATGATACGGCAATCGGGCTCTGCCCAATTTCGCTCCTTgtcgtctttttcttccctctccctcttcctctttctcgatctctccttgtcctctttctcatcttgcccttgttcttgctcttgctcctcttccacttgtCGTTCCTTGgattcatcatctccaccttttATCCCATCTCCATTTTCAACTGCATCATCCATGACtccctcaacctcttcatcactccAGACTACATCATTCTCCGTCACCTCTTCATTCGTTACATCAATTTCCGCCGCATTCTGATTCTCCTCAATCTGTTTTTCAATTAAATCT from Cryptococcus neoformans var. neoformans JEC21 chromosome 3 sequence includes the following:
- a CDS encoding expressed protein, translated to MSNYERHCAACLKSHGAKILLQQDPSGFWACPRCGLVDESTTSARALVDFNEHGIQVDDDVRETKNPRWSDWREAKFEEHVNDLLNLYLGMPDVRTGILGLSGESIRTTSRKWLDRILEAERMYYQQKLGHRKAGPKTKFRVLIAIKMALDESALIVINNRLKSEGLSMKTREFSGSARGDERLPILSIPQISERVSKYPVGSFGHIDHESYLLVLYRRFTRLLRNTPTPLEATLMYTSEILQRLRNIMDTPHAERGPLFLTKPQVGKTHREWGEEEFQFFENLDWAKILPQAFHLYQLQECVCLWGARSSPNVAIALTLWAIQAVKKEIVPSFSLLMEELAAPYGQQKWVAQERFKEMRNLLVAWSTSIIDAGLTFPLLPLPPKGVIGDGVAGYGSDHRRGIPEMDMAVAVLPILSDNWRRILKARFRTRRDIMPLSDEVYLARKMFVLRCEAYATLLNPKDNIPPHLRAPAQGRGAGRANPAIKKFKAYAEQARKEIDTFEPLIRVRIDPIVGSLETPDNAHSPNPQGIANQREQSLSVQALSVESANSRDGEVNEDQFTTLIEPSPSKSGDVQRAIASPINELEMERDQPAPQTDDRSTTLALATSRQSIPASRGQSVSSSSSATGRLQRVYPAPLLRPSPPPNIYTASPTPLIKVPDPRTASSRMPFSLADSSARQNNQTDASDDAHVGILIRERDEYIKFRYSTYLETGHVVSPACEAFMWQWLHRQVDNHSMPTIITAEYLSSIGIKGDPRQIDLGLWIESKKGVWSPVECLLRAGIKPNEIPQQHVPHSLLHLKFLLNNYLEYQSGTGVLAPVGEGIDDDQLEEELDLLFDKDGGDSFGTIFLSPSEVEKRKKEYKKMGIFDDEEDMDAWRSGHVMRSVQATSYLEGQEEEQSTDEDYFAPIPIPSPSRSGSPRLHSPVHEVEDQRHVVRQDIERIRSAATRKNKDELEALLKSLGEGEDLDAEAEKYEALLGGIVVNEADMGLGFDEEDEHDEEDDWGKKKGKGKGKDVSNTASKRKKLDDEKSRKDKKRKTA
- a CDS encoding rRNA primary transcript binding protein, putative, translated to MSRLIFLNLPSTLNPDTFRKTLLSPATLKSTTITDTKLVPKRRFAFVGYKDAEEAQKVKEWFDGTYAFGGGKVKVDFVKDEPLKTGDKLNRGEKSKEKRSKEGRDNVQEKQEPNKRLQEFMSVMKGVDPAMASPEASTSTAEGTKKEKSVKGKEKSEEPEEAEADDDDAAWLRRRQAALEGEPSTPQLSADEQLILSTSRLFVRNLAFITTSESLSSHFSTYGRIDECHLPVSQTTGEPLGTAFLQFHNAEDALAAYKALDKTIFQGRLLHVLPGRAKPGQEGAAAGSGVVDGKVLGKRDEGRGEVKSKVDAKRKQESAKGVNWASLYMNSDAVAASVADRMGISKSELLNADSGNSAVKLALAETTVIEETKKYFEEAGIVLESLQPRVPRSQTTILVKNIPYGTSIQSLTDLFAPHGKLTRVLLPPAGTLGVVEFENHMDAGRAFKALAYRRLGNAVLYLEKGPVGMFKSETAPGVGPISTEQKREEEAKALAEKVESLPEQPDPTDEAGSTLFLKGLNFTTTTPHLQTVLSHIPGFSFARVQMKPDPKRPGEKLSMGYGFVGFKTKEAATKALKALEGFEIDGKSLEVKFAQRGAEDDRETKKGGDAEGGKTKSTKVLVKNLPFEATKKDVRELFSAYGQLKSLRLPRKAVPTSTGAQSTRGFAFLEFTTHTEAARAMEALKHTHLLGRHLVLQWANEGEEVDIKGLREKVKGEVRGMEDGGDRKRRKLDFKGGKEDEMDGLEV
- a CDS encoding ribosomal protein S19, putative, translating into MPGVRDISAEAFIKAYSSHLKRSGKLEIPTWVDIVKTGPQKELAPYDPDWFYVRAAAVARHIYLRKHVGVGALAKLHGTKNRRGTRPSHHRDSSTGVQRTVVQSLEKIGVLEAAPDGGRKISQDGMRDLDRIATAVLEAEREEEEEEDEEEEEEEEEADEE